gtggaggCCTGGCAGTagcaaagtagtagtagtagtagcagcagcaggtccACAGCATGGTggagaaaggggagagaagatggggaggaggaggaggaggagggagaagggccACATTCGAAGAGGGGAGAGGATGGGtaaagaggaaagggggaggaggatgtaCTAAGGGAGAGAGCTCCGACAGCATAGCAATCGATCACGTTGATTTATTGCACATCCGCGACCAtccactgatctctctctctctctctctctctctctctctctctctctcaggagagaggATATTTTACCTATAAGAGCTTCACAAATTACGTCGCCCTTCGATTCAATTTCTTAACCCTTAGTCAcaccataaaagagattttccaatATTCTCTAGTGATCGTCCTGGCTTCAGCTAATACCAACTAGAACGAGAGATGGGACGAAAGGGTGGTTACTCTTCACCCTTTGTTTAacaaatgacgagagagagagagagagaagagagagagagaaggaagaggtaaAAGTAAAACGTGATGTCGGGTGTTCAAAAACGTTTGAGAATTATCGCTCCTGCCTGACCTTTCGGGAACTTTCGGACAAGTGTCTTGTTGATTTGGGAAAAATACTGGACGAACTTCCCCTGAGTTTTCAAAGTCTGCGCCTCCGCCTTTCTCGAGTTATTTTTGTCTCGCGTGAATGCTGACAGACTTAACTTAATATTATGATTTCGTGCATTTTGAAGTTTTCAAAAAGTATTGTTTGAAACACGGCAGCTGAAAGTGGTCAGTTTTTAGGGAAACTATTTAACCAGCTAAATCTTCCTGACCTTCTCTTTCTTACACAAGTACActcttactgtatatacataaatagggCAATATTTGATCTTTTGTAGCAGCCCTTAGAAACACGCTGCAtcccaattatttatttatttatttgaaaagtgTACTATAAAAGTTGCTGGCCCCCtttatcttttgttcttttcttgatCGGGTTATTTAAATGATTCATTTAAAGTAGCCGTTGATGGGTGTCCCTGATGTGTATAATTTTCGCGTTGGAATTGTTAGAAGTGACAATATTATTGCTTTCCCGATTTTACCAAAATCGTTATATCAGTTTATATAACTGCTTGTTGATCAAGTTTAAAATTATGCTATCCTGCTTATTGCATATTCAATGGCTAATATTTTTATTCCAGTATCcaatagttaatatttttcttccagtttttatgtagtaaatattctctttctcatttcaggAGTCTCCAATGGACCTGAGCTTTCAAGTGGTTGCAACCAGGAAAGTCAAGAAAAGAAAGCAGCCTCCAACTGCTCCAGTACCAGAGGAAAGCAACAACAATGAACTCTCAGAGGAGCAAAAGATGGACTTGTCCACGTGTGTTGAGCCTCCGAACAAAATTACCAGACTGGACAGTGTCTGCAAGGAGGACACTGCTGCCACAACAACAGTGCCTATGGATGATCATCCGTCCTTAGACACTCGACCTCCAACACCACCAGAAACCCCTGAGGGAGGACCTGGTAGTGATGGAGAACAGTTTCCAGTCGAGGAGCAGCACCCGATTACTGAGGAGCTGGAAACTCCTGTTAGTGAAATAGAAGAGCTAGAGACACCCGTTTCCGAAGAACCTCAACCTCTCCCTAccgaaggagaagaaaaggaaatggaagtcGAGGGCAACATAGAGAATTCAGtggtggaagaagaaggggaaccTGCTCCAGCAGAAACTGAACAAGAGGCACCTGAGACAGTAGAGGAAGAACAGACTCAGGAGGCGGAAGAAAATGTAGAAGCACCCGATGAAACACAAAACAATCTTGGAGGAGACGAAGAGCTAGCTGTGGATAAAGAGGGTGAAACTAGAGAAAATGAAATAGGAGATGTAGATGGTGCTGACGATTTTGATATATCAAAAGAATCCAATGAACTAGTAATGGACCATGACTCTGAGACTCCACTTGAAGTTGATACTAGTCATGAAACTGAAGGGGAAGGCGAGGGTGATGGGGAGACAGAAATGGACCATAGTGATGGTCAAGAGGAACAGTCTAACAGTGTGGTTGGAACAGAGTGTGAAACTGAGACTGTCAAAGAGTGTCCTGATGATGAACAAGAAGATAGTGCCATAGATGTAACTGAAACCAGTGCCAGTGAACCGATTGACAGTGATGACAAAGACACAGACTTAAATGTAAGCACTGAATCCAATGAATTAGATAATGAAGTGTCAAGTGAGCCAACATCTGTCACAAAACATGTACAAACAGATGAAGGTCCACTTAACCTTACTCAGAGGTGTAAAGATGGCAAGAAGGGTTTTGGAAAAGATTGCTATGTTTTTACAGATAATGAAGACGACGAAGAGGGCGAACAAGAAGAAGAGCGTGATGAAGTAGGTGCCCTGGATCTTTCTCGGCATGCTCGTACGGTTAGGGAAGccagagcacagagagagagcCTTGATTCACCACCTCTTGCCAATGGAAACTCCCCTGGCGATGGTTCAGGCAAAAACAAAGCAGCCCGAGGGCAAGGCACACAGACGATTCTCTCTATCACTCAAAGTAACAAATCAaagaaacttaaacaaaagaatgctacCTCTACAACCACATCACCTACATCACAGACTACTGCTACCACGCCTATCAACAGACCAGCGATGCCACTAGACTGGGCTCGATCTTCTCTTGTGTCAACCCCAGTGAGTCCCCAAGCTGTGGCTTTCAGTGATCTGATGACTCTCTCCCATGCTGCTGTACAACTACAATTAGCCATGGCACATGCACAAGCCCAGGCTCAAGCCCAAGCTCAGGCACAGGCCCAAGCCCAGGCTCAGGCTCAGGCTCAAGCATTGGCACAAGCCCAGGTGCTCAAGAGCTTGAAAGTGAGCGAGTCCCTTAGTATTATCAATGGGTctggtgacacactaaccatcAGCCCCATTCCTACTTATTCAGAATCAAAATCTGCTAAAACCACCAATTCCAAGACCGTTAGCAAGAGCCACCACAGCAACAAGACAATGAATGGAAATtccataaatcataataaaacatcaGGTAACAAATCCCATAGCAGTCTCAAATTAGCAAGTGGTCTTGTCAATACTAAAAGCAGCGGTGGTAGCCTTCCAGCTATCAAAACAACAATACCCAAGTCTGCCCTGACATCACTAAAAATTCCATCGGTGCCTGTTTGCTCTAAAGCAAACAGCACCACAGTATCTTCAAGTGGTAAGTCAGAGAAAGATCACAAAGATCATCCAGAGAGAACAGGAGACCCTGTCTTTAAAATAACAAACCAAAAACTAGCAGATTTCGTTCGTCGTCAACACCTTCAACagaaaatgaagcaaaacaaCATGAAATCAAGCACTGTAACCAATATAACCTCTTCCACAACCGATAGTTTGAGCAGTAACAACTCCACCAAAACCACGACCTCGACTGCAACAAAGAGCTCTTTAATCAGCAGTTTCAAGTTGGGCTCGCCCTCTGCGACATCCTTCAACAGCAATGCCACATCAATCTCAAAGACCTCAGGGGGAGGGTCGAGCCAAAATCACCGGACAGGTGGCCATAGCGTTCGAGCGACTAACACCAGTGTCAGACAGATCCCTAATCCATCCCTCCTTCGACAGCAGTCTGAATCCAGGATAACGGGTGGCCTATCTGGCCTAGGCTCTAGGAAATCATCAGAGTCCATCAGTAAAATCGAGAGTCTGACTAGATCCCTTCACGAAAAAGCATCAGCATCCTCCCTGGCAGCCATAAACTCGGCTGCCAGATAGATGGATGACTGGCTGGCTGGCTAAGCGAAGGAAAAGAGTGTCCCAAGTTTATTTATTGTTCTCGTGAGTGGCAAATAGTTGTGTGCATCTATACTGAGGATTTGCATAGTTGGTTAGGAAAGTTTCACATCGGTTTTGAAACTTTGGTGTGAAAACTTTTCTTGTTGCAAAAGTCGGCACcttttagattttattatcaGCTGAACTTTTGTCTTGTAGCTTTAACTAAAACTTGTGATCTATCtgaggaaaacagaggaaaaagcaTGAAGCTTCCCTAGACGGCTGTTGGTTCACATTTACAGTACATTACTGATATTCCCGCCGTTTTGGTGATAAGACAACAATAGTGTGGAAAGCTCTCGTGAAAGTTTTACGGCTCTGTAACTTGATGCCAAACTTTGAGGTGAACCTTACAAAAACTATTTGACTGTCTCTGAAAGGTGACAcagcgtatatatattatatatatataataataaagtgtattaaaatatatCTAAGTCAGAGTAGTTAATGAAGTTGTGCGTCTCTCAGGAGGGgattgaagtgtaaaaaaaaaatgagaagatatATTTGATATAGAGGAAAACTTTAATCCAAATTGGATTTAAATTCCATAATAGTGTGTAACCCCtgtattgagaaaaaaaaagcagtgcaGCGTAAATAGGCACTTCATTATGTATTCCAgtgatgttttcttcttttttttatagttaatataTTAGATCTGATATCTTGTGGGGAGTATGAACCACACGGCAGAAAGTGATATAGTAATTAGATTTAGCAGAtaaggcccttttttttttcgcttttgatCTGGCTTTAATTTTGATGTAGGGGTTCCCAGCGTATGTGTGTGCTTTTTGTTGTTACATCTTTATTGTTGGAAATTATATATCCCGGTTTAGGAAGAAACAGTCAGTTTCTTGCCGAAGGAAAAAAATACCTAGGTATTcagttgttgattttttttttttgttgaatttatatatgGTTTGGCATTGATATATAATTCTTGTTAATTGTATATGGTTAATTATACATGTACGCGCGTGCATACATAAAttccatatatacagtgtatataaaaagAGGTTCATCATGAGGAGTTAATTTTGTGAACTAGTTATGTGACCACaatggaatgaagaaacatgaatatatatatatatatttatatatatatatatatatatatatatatatatatatatatatatatatatatatatatatatatatatatatatatatatatatatatatatatatatatatataatatatatatgcacgcctgcctgtacatatattatttacataatgaatGCACGTACGCCCCTGCAATCAAGAATGACCAAAGAGCTTATAGCAGCTTCTCTCTCCGTATTTCccccttatttctttctttgctcttttaaggaatactgtaaatacataacATTTATGGACATTATATTGAGTAGAGTAGAAAAAAACCCTCTCCTTGTTCTTCCCTTATCGCCTTGTTCTGTCAAATCCTTCGGTTCCAAGATTCCTAATCTCCACCCTTAACCCTTTCGCCTCCAGTCCCCAAAACCCAACTCCCAAAATATGCTCCttgctcccccacccccaaaaaacttCTCTCCCTGTATAGATGTGGCGTGAATCTAGAGTATAATGTACAAATAGCACTATGTTATCTAGGAGCGAAATGGTGTTTGACCTTCCTTCACTTTTCTGACCCATCTTCGTCTACACTATGAAGTATCCTGTTGACTACTACTACAATTgcctgtatgtttttttttttttttgttggaaataattctctctctctctctctctctctctctctctctctctctctctctctctctctctctctctctctctctctcttcgtagctTAGTGAAACCTTTTCGCCTACTAAGAAGTTTAAGCTGAAAACCTCTCAAATGACCAGACCCATTATTAGACTAATAATTATTTGTCATGTTAGTCGGACAATGACTGTAATCGGGCGCTGGCGTTTGGCGTGAAAATAGCTCACGATTGCAACATTTGTCGAGAAGATTTTAGTGGAAAGAATTATCTACCCGACGGCCGGCTACAGAGTGAATAAAGGACTTGTCCTATTTCCCCGGCTGCCAACAGACGGTTATATTTCTTTTACCAGGCTGCCGACTATTCATTTATGGAAGTAACTCTTGTTTACCCGGCAAATACCGGGTAAACATGACAGTTTCCGCACTCCGTAACCGGCCAGCAAGGAAAAATATGCACTTCCTTAAGATAGTAATCTTAAATCTCAGCGTGACTCATAATgacatatataaaatagtttgTAGTGGTCTGTTTTTGAAGTCGTTTGTTGGAAGTCGAATATTTACGACTAGCTTACTTAAAGGacgcttttaaaatgaaaaaagctaAAGCTTTCTCTATGTGTAGAGAGTTAGCCTACCGCTATTTTGGTGCTATGAGTAAGCAAGCGACTCGCAATTCATGTAATCTTTTGGGGATCACTTCGGAAATATAAAAGTGTTGTCGCATGTGATGAATGTCCTTCTTGTCCTGAACCATTTCTGTCTTCGAGGGGcctttggaagaaaaataattcgaATGGTCCTTGAAGGAAATAAACTCGAACGGCCTAACAGCGTCGAGATTCAAGGTGTCATAATTCGTCATTTTATATtgcaagtctgtctctctctctctctctccattcatattctcaaaGCTTCTCGCGATCCATTACAAGCTCTTTAACCACACCGAAGGTCATATATTTTCTTGACAATTCTCGAAAGTCGTTCCTTTTCCATAGCGACCTATTTCCCAACTCAAGCCCACTCTTTGAAGCTTTTCCTACTCCATTTTGAGCTTTTAATTTTCCACTCAAACTTCATCATTTTCAACTCGGGCTCGTTTTCGCTATTTCCACTCAAACTTCATCATTTTCAACTCGGGCTCGTTTTCGCTACTTCAACACTTGCaggtaaccattttttttattgttccgtTAAGGTTAGCGTGTAAAATAACGGCTGTTAATGtaccaagtatatataaaacttcaattGCGTATTCTTTTGCACATGGCTATACTACCTTTCCTTCCCTGCACCTTATAGTAGTCATATTGTATTAAGTTTACCTACCTTGACTTGCAACAAGTATAATCTTATGTTGTTATatttttaggtctctctctctctctctctctctctctctctctctctctctctctctctctctctctctctctctctctctctctctcggcactaaCATGCTTAGCTTACTTTAATCACCTGAACTTAATAGAAACTGTTGCCCTACTActaattttgtacatatatttttttgaatgGAAGTTCCTGCAGATTTCATTTTGTGCTTTACAGAGTCGACGAAGTGATCGATCAGTCCACCCCCtgaaaccccccaccccccagttATTGTtgtatccagatttttttttttttttttttcaatttacgtACCTACCCATTGAGGTGTGTGCCATCAGTAATAATCGTTTTTTGACGTATTTGTTATAAGCGTGTGTATacgtctgcgtgtgtgtgtgtgtgtgtgtgtgtgtgtgtgtgtgtgtgtgtgtgtgtgtgtgtgtgtgtgtgtgtgtgactacacATGCGCGCGTCTTCAGAATGAATGGATAGGGTGATGCAAGGGTATTAAACGAGTTGAGGAATGCAAGACTTAAACATTACATTACAGTGTGGTTGTAAGCGAGACTGGGAGAACAATGATTCGCGTAGCAGCTGGCTGTTCAGTTGAAAAAATCTACACTCATACTTAAGTATTCTGTAATTACAGTCACTTGATAATTTAGACACCTtgataaatttatcttttatactgCAATTAGTGCCGGTAAATTTTTATATAGCCTACAAAGCGACATCTTCTATCGTATCTCCTAAACCacctttgtaaataaacaaagagaatgcTATTTGGCAAACATCTGCTATCAGTGAATCAACACGAGATGAATTTGTAGCTGATTAAAATTCACGTACAACTCTTACCTCGGATATTCGCGCTacaattagactttttttttttcacttaggaGGGAGTGTGTGTTGGTGCATATTTTTGTGCGtacatgtattttgttttgtcGTGTAGACTAGTCTGTTACGTTTTGatgatttttctcaaattttatgcttcttattttttaagCTCTGCGATGCCAAAATGCTTGAAATATAGGTTTCACATTTGTAGTGAAacgtagagtgtgtgtgtgtgaacattttGACCTCCCCATAAAATGCAGCGATGttcaaaatctttcattttttcccccccCAAAGAAAATGATGTGGAGCCGTTTACAATAATCGAAAAGCAAAAAAGTACAAATGTAACCCCTGCTCCACCATTGTGTTTTGTGCGAGTGTTAAGCAGCAGAGGTGCGTGTAGCAACtgtaatattaaaacaattacaCGAAGTTCTGTCTTAATCCGTCAGATTATATTACACACTTCTCATTAGATTTCACTGACGTTAAGTAGCGTTGGAAACGAAGGGCATTGTCACGTCTCAAAGATTATTAGACGCCTAAGAGTAGTCAAGGCCGTTTTTTCGTAGTTAATTAAAGAACGTTTAATAGCTAATGCTATTATTTGcactttatcattattactcttgctattattttcatatttctgccAAACTTGATGATATGCATGTTCTTTGCTAGGACACGAAAAGTTAGTGTTGTTTGCTAGGACATGAAAACATCATGTTCTTTGCTAGGACATGAAAACATGTTCTGTGCTAGGGCATAACGTCATGTTCTTTGCTTGGGCGTGAAGTCAACTTCATGTTCTTTTACTAGGACACAGAACATGTGCTAGGACATAACTTCATGTTCTATGCTTGGACGTGAAGTCAGCTTCATGTTCTTTGCTGGGACATAACTTCATGTTCTTCACCAGGACGAGGTATGCAAAGGAATCCGACCTCTCAGACATTATTGCATTAACGGTAGCATTCACAGTTAAGGGAATAATGATGGCGGTTAATCTGGTTAATTAATTTCACACGTCTTAAATACATGAGATTTTGTTATAGActtcataaaaaaacacttatgattaagaagtaaaagtgaaaaatcttTAATAACCGCCTTCCTAAATTAATCAATACGGTTGACAACTGccgaaaaaatatcaatatacaacTTAATATCTCCCTACAAAATGACTGTCAATATATGACGATGTAATTACGA
This genomic stretch from Macrobrachium rosenbergii isolate ZJJX-2024 chromosome 23, ASM4041242v1, whole genome shotgun sequence harbors:
- the LOC136851444 gene encoding uncharacterized protein isoform X2, yielding MAEEDTASSLNLNWLFEKDMSSSSVGHSGCGGGAVAGGAAGRASLSLRNNESSGGVSVSLSELNPHFVCVLCFGYFVDATTITECMHTFCKSCIVNFLRTKRQCPRCETLLTKSRPYSSLRPDRVMQALVFKTIPGLFQAEMRRRIEFYQEHPHADYEQDVEDYQHYVFSTEDSVSLSIRYYNFREQSDASSSDSNSSGASTNQSVVRYYRCPATVPVVVLKTLVKTKYRIPDSLRVELLYGDDRLLDTWTLMEVAYIYMWKRESPMDLSFQVVATRKVKKRKQPPTAPVPEESNNNELSEEQKMDLSTCVEPPNKITRLDSVCKEDTAATTTVPMDDHPSLDTRPPTPPETPEGGPGSDGEQFPVEEQHPITEELETPVSEIEELETPVSEEPQPLPTEGEEKEMEVEGNIENSVVEEEGEPAPAETEQEAPETVEEEQTQEAEENVEAPDETQNNLGGDEELAVDKEGETRENEIGDVDGADDFDISKESNELVMDHDSETPLEVDTSHETEGEGEGDGETEMDHSDGQEEQSNSVVGTECETETVKECPDDEQEDSAIDVTETSASEPIDSDDKDTDLNVSTESNELDNEVSSEPTSVTKHVQTDEGPLNLTQRCKDGKKGFGKDCYVFTDNEDDEEGEQEEERDEVGALDLSRHARTVREARAQRESLDSPPLANGNSPGDGSGKNKAARGQGTQTILSITQSNKSKKLKQKNATSTTTSPTSQTTATTPINRPAMPLDWARSSLVSTPVSPQAVAFSDLMTLSHAAVQLQLAMAHAQAQAQAQAQAQAQAQAQAQAQALAQAQVLKSLKVSESLSIINGSGDTLTISPIPTYSESKSAKTTNSKTVSKSHHSNKTMNGNSINHNKTSGNKSHSSLKLASGLVNTKSSGGSLPAIKTTIPKSALTSLKIPSVPVCSKANSTTVSSSGKSEKDHKDHPERTGDPVFKITNQKLADFVRRQHLQQKMKQNNMKSSTVTNITSSTTDSLSSNNSTKTTTSTATKSSLISSFKLGSPSATSFNSNATSISKTSGGGSSQNHRTGGHSVRATNTSVRQIPNPSLLRQQSESRITGGLSGLGSRKSSESISKIESLTRSLHEKASASSLAAINSAAR
- the LOC136851444 gene encoding uncharacterized protein isoform X1, whose product is MDEDHLKMAEEDTASSLNLNWLFEKDMSSSSVGHSGCGGGAVAGGAAGRASLSLRNNESSGGVSVSLSELNPHFVCVLCFGYFVDATTITECMHTFCKSCIVNFLRTKRQCPRCETLLTKSRPYSSLRPDRVMQALVFKTIPGLFQAEMRRRIEFYQEHPHADYEQDVEDYQHYVFSTEDSVSLSIRYYNFREQSDASSSDSNSSGASTNQSVVRYYRCPATVPVVVLKTLVKTKYRIPDSLRVELLYGDDRLLDTWTLMEVAYIYMWKRESPMDLSFQVVATRKVKKRKQPPTAPVPEESNNNELSEEQKMDLSTCVEPPNKITRLDSVCKEDTAATTTVPMDDHPSLDTRPPTPPETPEGGPGSDGEQFPVEEQHPITEELETPVSEIEELETPVSEEPQPLPTEGEEKEMEVEGNIENSVVEEEGEPAPAETEQEAPETVEEEQTQEAEENVEAPDETQNNLGGDEELAVDKEGETRENEIGDVDGADDFDISKESNELVMDHDSETPLEVDTSHETEGEGEGDGETEMDHSDGQEEQSNSVVGTECETETVKECPDDEQEDSAIDVTETSASEPIDSDDKDTDLNVSTESNELDNEVSSEPTSVTKHVQTDEGPLNLTQRCKDGKKGFGKDCYVFTDNEDDEEGEQEEERDEVGALDLSRHARTVREARAQRESLDSPPLANGNSPGDGSGKNKAARGQGTQTILSITQSNKSKKLKQKNATSTTTSPTSQTTATTPINRPAMPLDWARSSLVSTPVSPQAVAFSDLMTLSHAAVQLQLAMAHAQAQAQAQAQAQAQAQAQAQAQALAQAQVLKSLKVSESLSIINGSGDTLTISPIPTYSESKSAKTTNSKTVSKSHHSNKTMNGNSINHNKTSGNKSHSSLKLASGLVNTKSSGGSLPAIKTTIPKSALTSLKIPSVPVCSKANSTTVSSSGKSEKDHKDHPERTGDPVFKITNQKLADFVRRQHLQQKMKQNNMKSSTVTNITSSTTDSLSSNNSTKTTTSTATKSSLISSFKLGSPSATSFNSNATSISKTSGGGSSQNHRTGGHSVRATNTSVRQIPNPSLLRQQSESRITGGLSGLGSRKSSESISKIESLTRSLHEKASASSLAAINSAAR
- the LOC136851444 gene encoding uncharacterized protein isoform X3; translation: MSSSSVGHSGCGGGAVAGGAAGRASLSLRNNESSGGVSVSLSELNPHFVCVLCFGYFVDATTITECMHTFCKSCIVNFLRTKRQCPRCETLLTKSRPYSSLRPDRVMQALVFKTIPGLFQAEMRRRIEFYQEHPHADYEQDVEDYQHYVFSTEDSVSLSIRYYNFREQSDASSSDSNSSGASTNQSVVRYYRCPATVPVVVLKTLVKTKYRIPDSLRVELLYGDDRLLDTWTLMEVAYIYMWKRESPMDLSFQVVATRKVKKRKQPPTAPVPEESNNNELSEEQKMDLSTCVEPPNKITRLDSVCKEDTAATTTVPMDDHPSLDTRPPTPPETPEGGPGSDGEQFPVEEQHPITEELETPVSEIEELETPVSEEPQPLPTEGEEKEMEVEGNIENSVVEEEGEPAPAETEQEAPETVEEEQTQEAEENVEAPDETQNNLGGDEELAVDKEGETRENEIGDVDGADDFDISKESNELVMDHDSETPLEVDTSHETEGEGEGDGETEMDHSDGQEEQSNSVVGTECETETVKECPDDEQEDSAIDVTETSASEPIDSDDKDTDLNVSTESNELDNEVSSEPTSVTKHVQTDEGPLNLTQRCKDGKKGFGKDCYVFTDNEDDEEGEQEEERDEVGALDLSRHARTVREARAQRESLDSPPLANGNSPGDGSGKNKAARGQGTQTILSITQSNKSKKLKQKNATSTTTSPTSQTTATTPINRPAMPLDWARSSLVSTPVSPQAVAFSDLMTLSHAAVQLQLAMAHAQAQAQAQAQAQAQAQAQAQAQALAQAQVLKSLKVSESLSIINGSGDTLTISPIPTYSESKSAKTTNSKTVSKSHHSNKTMNGNSINHNKTSGNKSHSSLKLASGLVNTKSSGGSLPAIKTTIPKSALTSLKIPSVPVCSKANSTTVSSSGKSEKDHKDHPERTGDPVFKITNQKLADFVRRQHLQQKMKQNNMKSSTVTNITSSTTDSLSSNNSTKTTTSTATKSSLISSFKLGSPSATSFNSNATSISKTSGGGSSQNHRTGGHSVRATNTSVRQIPNPSLLRQQSESRITGGLSGLGSRKSSESISKIESLTRSLHEKASASSLAAINSAAR